Part of the Schaalia odontolytica genome is shown below.
GCGCTGAGGTCTTCGGGACAAAACGAGCGCCCGGCTGCGCAATGGCAGCCGGGCACAAGTGTTGTCAGAGCGAAACGCTCACTTGACGATGACGACCCGCAGGAAGCGGGGGCCGTGCACGCCGTTGACACGGACGAGCTCGATGTCGGAGGTCGCAGAACCACCGGCGATCCACGTCATGGGGCGCGTCGGGTTCTTGCCGAGGATATCGACCGCCTGAGGGACCGTGGGCACGATGTCCTCACGCCTGAGGACGACGACGTGTGTGTCGGGCACCAGGGAGATGGCGCGGCGCCCCTGGTCCGGCTCGCCATCCAGGACGATCGTTCCCGAAATGGAGATTGCGACGCGGCTGCGGGTGACCACGGCGTCGATCTCGTCCAGCTCCAGGGTGGGGATGGCCTTCTCGCGACTGTCTTCGCGCACCGTCCTGCCCTCGCGGGCGGCCGCCTTCTTGAAGGCCTCGTCCAGGCCGGTGGGGACGACGACCGAGGTCGCCTTCTGATCGACCAGGAACGAAGAGATGGCGTCGGCAGCCTCGTCCTCGCTGGAGACTACGACGACCTGCGCGGAGTAGTCCTCAAGCTTCTCGATCATCTCTTCCACGACGGCATCCGAGCCCGGAGCGTGCTCGGTGGAGCGGATATAGTCGCGGGGAATGGGACGCACGGGGCGGCCCTGCTGGGAACGGGAAATGGCGTCGCGGGCGCGCGCTAGGATCGCGGTCTTCGCGTCCATCGTGATCTTGCTCATGTCACGCCTCCTCGGGGGTCGTGCTGGTGGTCATGCCGTGCTCGGAGGCGAGCGGGATGCCCGTGGCGGGCGCGTCCGTGCGCGGAGCGTTCGCATCGGAGTCCGCGTGCGTGCGCTTCCACCACTCGCGGAACGTCTCCTTGGGGGCGACGGGCAGGTCGCGTGCGCGCGTCCACAGCGAGGCCGGGAAGGGCAGCGCCCCGATCGACCCCTTCTTCGCGAAGAGCCGGGTGGCCTTGGCGGGCTTGCCCGCGGCCTTCCACAGCTTCGCGTTGGACATCATCGGTGTGGTCACGCCCATCGCCAGGTCCCACACGTCCGGCACGATGTTGCGCTTGACGTCAACCGTGCGGGCGCGCATGTGGATGAGGATGGTCGGAATGTCGATCTTGACGGGGCAGACCTCGCCGCAGGCGCCGCACAGGGAGGACGCGAAAGGCAGGGTGTGCACCGGATCCTTCTCGTCCAGGCCCTGGGTGAGCTGCGGGGTGAGGATCGCGCCGATGGGGCCCGGGTAGACGGAGCCGTAGGCGTGACCCGAGGTGTGCTGGTACACCGGGCAGATGTTCATGCACGAGCCGCAGCGGATGCAGGCCAGGGCCTGGCGGCCGATCGGGTCGGCGAGGACCTTGGTGCGCCCGTTGTCCATGAGGATCAGGTGGAACTCCTGGGGGCCGTCGCCCGGGGTGACGCCCGTCCACATGGACGTGTAGGGGTTCATGCGCTCGCCGGTGGCGGAGCGGGGCAGCAGCTGGGAGAAGATCTCCACGTCCTGGAAGCGGGGGACCAGCTTCTCGATGCCCATCAGGGTGATGAGCGTGTCGGGCAGGGTCAAGCACATGCGGCCGTTGCCCTCGGACTCGAAGATGGAGACGGTTCCGGTTTCCGCGATGCCCATGTTGGTCCCGGAGACGGCGACCTTGGCGTGCAGGAACTTCTTGCGCAGGTGCGCGCGGGCGGCGCCCGTGAGCTCGGTGGGGTCGTCGGAGAGGTCGCGCGGTGCGTCCTCCATGCGATCGAGGAAGATGCCGCGAACCTCGGAGCGGTTGCGGTGGATCGCCGGGACGACGATGTGGCTGGGCATGTCGTCGGCGAGCTGGACGATCATCTCGGCGAGGTCCGTCTCGCGGGCGTTGATGCCCTGAGCCTTGAGGTACTCGTTGAGGTTGGTCTCCTGGGTGGCCATGGACTTGACCTTGACGACCTCGTCGACGCCCTTGGACTTGATGATGTCCGCGACGATGCGGTTGGCCTCGTGCTTGTCGCGCGCCCAGTGGACGATGCCACCGCGGGCGGTGACGTTGCGCTCGAACTCCTCGAGGAGTTCGGGCATGCGGGACTCGACTTCGAACTTGACGGCCTCGGCAGCGTTGCGCAGGTCCTCCCAGTCCGGCATCTCGGCGACTCGCTGTCCGCGCTTGGTGCGAATCGTGCGCGTCGCGTGTCCGAGGTTGCGGCGCATCTGGGTGTTGGCCAGGGTCTTGTGTGCGCCCTCGGGGAAGGAGGGGCCCCAGCGGAGGGTGTCTTCGGGGATGGTGACGGTGGTGCGCCAGCCGCCGGTGTGTGAGTCGGGGGCGGAGGGCATTCCGATGAACGTTTCGGTCATGTCAGATCACCTGTGCGCTTTCGGGTGCGAAGGAAATGTTGCCCTCGAAGGGCTGGTCCTTGGTGGAGGCCAGGATTTCGGCGAGGTGCATGGGGCGGATGCCGGAGTTGAGGCGGGAGAGGCCCCCGCCCACGTGCATGAGGCAGGAGTAGTCGCCCATGACGAGGACCTCGGCGCGCGTGGACATGACGTTGGTGACCTTGTCCGCGAGCATCGAGGTGGAGGTCTCGGAGTTCTTCATGGAGAAGGTGCCGCCGAAACCGCAGCAGACCTCGGCGTCGGGCAGGTCGATGAGGGTCAGGCCCTCGACGTTGCGCAGCAGGCGGTAGGGGCGGTCGCCGACCTTGGCGATGCGCAGGGAGTGGCAGGTCGGGTGGTAGGTGACGGTGTGGGGGAAGTATGCGCCCACGTCTTCGAGGCCCAGGACGTCGGTGATGAGTTCCGTCAGGTCATAGGTGTGCTGGGCGATGCGCTGGGACTGCTTGGCCAGCTGCTCATCGCCCACGTGTTCGGCGACAATCTTCTGCTCGTGGCGAGCTGCGCCGGTGCAGGAACCGGAGGGGACGACGATGGCGTCCCACTGTCCGTCCAGGACGGGTTCGAAGGCCTTGACGTGGTTGCGGGTGATCTTGGCTGCGTCTTCGAAGTAGCCGGTGTTGGCGTGCATCTGGCCGCAGCAGACCTGGTCTTCGGGGAACACGACTTCGTGGCCGAGGCGCTCAAGCAGGGTCACGGTGGCTTGCGCTGCCTGGGGGAACATGACGTCTGCTAGACAGGTGGAAAAGAGAGCGATGCGCACGGGGGATCCTTCCTCGTAGGTGCTGTCCAACTCAGGGTATGGCTGGGCCGGAGGTCCCAGCGACCGATATTGTCTGGACAACACTTGCGAGGTTGGCCTATCCGCTATTTTCCGCGGGAAAGTCCGCGGAGGCGATCGGTGAAAAATCGCCCCTCGCCGAGCGTTTTGGGACTTTCGGGGAGCGACTTAGCTCAGAGTGTGTTTTCGTTTTTCGTTTTTCGGTGGTGCCTGGCATGCCCGGACCCTCCGCTGCCTCGCAGATGGACGAGGCGTGGGGGAAGCCCCGCCCGGTTGGCTACAGGTCGCCGATGGGGGCCTGGTGGTCGTAGTCCATGAATGCCTCCACGTACACCTGCAGGTTGTTCTGGTGCCTGGCCGCGTTCGGGCCTAGGTTCGGACCGCCCATGAGTCCGACAACCGGACTGACTATGACGTGCCAGTCCTCTGTGACCATGAAGAACCTCTCGGACGCAATGAGTTCCAGGTAGCTGATGACCGTGCGCTGGAGGTTCTCCTTGTTCGAGCAGTAGGTGTCGATGGCCTGGTCGACCGAAATAATGTCGTTGATGTGGTCAGTGATTTGCTGGTCGAGCCGCTGCAACCGGGCGATCGGCTGCTGCGAGGTGTCGCCCTGCCATCCCGCCTGGACGTGGCCCCTGGCCTCGTTGACCCCGCTGCGCCTGGCCTGGTTGTTGCTCTGGGACTGGCGCAATTCGCTTTGCACGGTGCGAAGCGACGACAGGTCCATGGACAGAAGCTGGCTCTTGGTGATCATGAATCCCCCTGGGAACGTTGGAGTTCGGCGATTGCCCGCGCAATGTCGCCCTGCGTCGTCTCGTAGACCCTGATCGTTTCCCGCAGGTCCTTCTGCGTCTTGTCGATGTCTTGGTCCAGCTTCTGGTCGTCATTGTTCAGCGTCGTGATCGAGGCGGTCAGCCTGCTGACGTACTCGCGGCAGCAGGGGTCCCCACCCGGCTGCGAGATCGTGACGCTGGAATGTGCTCCCTGGTCGAGGCTGGCTGCCGCCCGCTCAACCTCGTCGCTTGAGAAGCGTAAGTATGGCACGGTTGCTCTCCTTCAGTGAGGTTATATGTGCCAGGCTACTCGCGCCGGGAGGCTGGAGCAAGCGACTCCCACCACCCGGTCAGATTGCGATGTCGTGCGTTGGGCGGCTATTGAGGCACGGAGGCTTGGGGCAAACGGGGTGCATGCCGACGCGAGCGCCGCGACGGCGGGCGCGGGTGCGAGGAGTTGAAGAGTGGGCTTCGTGTGTTTCCTTAGGTGTGAAGTCTTCGATACGTTCATCAACGAGGCTGGGGTGGGCCTAGAGGATGAGGCGAAGCACCGTGGCGCTTAGGAGTGGCCGATGGCGGTCAACACGAGAAGGTGGCAATCTTCGGACATAGCCAGCGCCTCGAGGTTCATGGGACCGAAGTCGCGTGGGATCTTCTCCTTATCCGGTGCGAGGGCATTGTCCGCAAACTTCGGGTCGATGGTGGTGAACTGGCAGTCCTGGGGGACGTACTCGTAGAGATCGGGATAGATGCTGGGTAGGAGTGTGTCGGTGGTTGTCCCCTCCGTTAGGAGCTGCACCGTCTCGTCGGGAACGGTGGCAACAGCGGTGAGCCAGAATTCGGGGTCCTGTGCGGGGATAAAGGTAAGTGCCGGGGAATACTCGAGGACGACGTGCGCTTCGCTCGCCTCCATGTTCGGCCAACGCACGTTCACGGAGTCCGTCCGGGCCTTGACGGTCGGCTCTTCGTCGCTCTCGAAGACAAATTCAGAGAAGCGGGGATCCTGCGGGTATTGAGTCGGCGTGGCCCTCGGTGTGTCCTTGGGGGTGAACGGGTTGCAGGCAGCGGTGAGCGCCGCGACCACGAGCAGCGGTACGATGGTCTTAACAGTGAGTTTCATGTTTTCCTACGGCTGATCGTTCGGCTGTCATTGACGGAGCCTGGGGAGGAGTGGCAATCAGCTGCCGCGGTGGCCGAGGGCGGTAATGACCATCAAATGGCAGTCCTGTGTCACGGCGAGATCCTGGATGATCATCGGATCAATTGTGGGCACGGTTGCGTGTGAAAATTGGGGGCGCTGGAGAGTTTTGTTCGCGTGTTCGAGATCAATGTTGCTGAAGGTGCAGTCTTTAGGAACGTACTCGTAAAGGCCCGGGTAGATGCCTGGCAGCAGGGTTCTGTTGTCGTTCGTCTTGTTGAGGAGCATCGTGGTTGCTTCATCAGAGATGGTCGCGACGCCACTCATCCAAAATTCGGGTTCGTTGTTGAGTTCAAAGAAGCCAGTGCGGGAAAACGCGAGGGTGAGGTGAGCCTCCGTCGCATCCAGGTTGAGCCATTGCTTGTTGAGAATATCGACGCGCTCTTGAATTTCCGGTTTTTCCGTGAAGGTGTACCGGAACTCAGCGAATCGAGGGTCCAGCTTCGATGGGCTGAGTGTAGTTTTGTGGCTGGACGAACGCCCAGAGGAGGCCGACGGAAGACAAGCGGATACCAGAGCGATAACCGCGAGAGCTGGGGCGAGAAGCTTGAGAGTGGGTTTCATGAGTGTCCTGAGCGTTGGTGTGCTAGGCGTTGAGGCCATCGCCGGTGACGATAATGAGATTGCACTGCGCGGAGACAGCAAACTCGCGGATCTCGAATGATCCCCAGTCCGAATAGATGGCGTCCGGATCGGTGCCGAGGACCTTGTTTGCAACGGCCGGATCAACGGTCGTGAAAGAGCATTCCTCAGGTACGTACTCGAACAAGAGAGGGTGGATGCCGGGCAACAACGAAGATCCTCCGATGTTGTCATCTACGAACATGGCGATCGTCGTGTCGGGGACCTCGGCGACACCGGTCAGCCAGAATTGGCGGTCCGGCGTCGGCTCCCGGTCGGCGCCATCCCGGAAATGTGCCGTGATAACGTGCCCGTCGGCCGCCCCCAGTCCGGGCATACGCTCGTTGAATGAGTCGACACGCTCCTGTACCTTCAGCTCGTCATCGGTCTCGTACGTGAACTCGGCGAAGCGTGGGTCCTGCGGGTACTGAGTCGGGGTGGCCCTCGGTGTGTTCTTGGGGGTGAACGGGTTGCAGGCAGCGGTGAGCGCCGCGACGGCGAGCGTAGATGCAAGGAGCTTAAGAGGGGTCTTCATGTGTTTCTTTAGGTGAAGTCTTCGGTACTTTCGTCAACGAGGCCGGGGGAGTTACCACTGCGCTCCTGGAGAGCATGTCATGGTGGCGATGGTCAGGAGAATCGTTACTGGGATTGGCCAGGATACGAAGGGGGAGTGAAACTGTGCCCGAGCGCTGTTATGACGATGAGATTGCAGTCTTCTGACGCTGCGAGTCCGGTGATGTCGATCGGAGCGAAGCCTTTCGTTGCCTCGTCTAGGTCTACTCCGAGGCGATCATTGGCGAATGCGGTGTCAATGTTCGTGAAGTGGCAGTCCTGGGGGACGTACTCGTACAGTCCTGGGTAGATCCCGGGCAGAAGGGACGAGTCGCCGATGCTGCCGTTGATGAGCTGCGCGATTGTCTCATCCGGGACAGTAGCGACAGCCGTGATCCAGAATTCTGGTTCCGTCTGGGGAACGCCGATACCCGAACGTGAGTATTCGACGACGACGTGAGCTTCCGTGGCGTTGATCTTAGGCCAGCGTAGGTTGAGGGAATCGACGCGTGTTTGGACCTTTGGTTCTTCGTTAAAGTCAAAGACGAACTCGGAGAAGCGGGGATCCTGCGGGTATTGAGGCGCGGAGGCTTTGGGGGTGAACGGGTTGCAGGCAGCGGTGAGCGCCGCGACGACGAGCATGGGAAGAAACAAACGAAAGTGTGACTTCATTGGTCAGGCTCCGACAGGGAACAAGATGTACACGTAGTTCCCGCAGACCGCCACGTCGGTCGCGGGAAAGCTGAGGCCCAGATATGTTGGCAGGTCGGGTCCCGTCAACCAGGTCTCGCCTATAAGGTGCGCGAGACTGTCAGGCAGGTGGAGCTCGCCAGTGTATTCACCGATGCAATGCTCGGCGAAAACTCTACTCCACTCGTCGGTCGCCTCCACGCAGATAATCAAAAACCTGTCTGAAGGCCCGATCAGAAGTTCCCCTGGGCGCAGGAAAATGCTCCGGTCCAGGATCTGAAAACAACCGTGCGCCGGAAACAAACGGTCGAGCCATTCATCCGATAGTAGCTGTCGTGAACTCACCATGGCTTGTACTTTTCGTAGTCTTTCGTCTTGCGGTCTTCATTGCTTTCGGTAGCCTGCGTATCCAGCATGGGAGGCTGTTCACCGACCTTCCACGTGTAGGTGCGGGTCACACTGCCGCTGCTTTGGAAGCTCTTGCCCCACCCGAGCTCCTCAAAGCGCCCGTTGACAGCATCTGGCGTGCCTGAACCTGAGTCATGCTCGCCCCGATTGAAATTCCACTTATCCCGAGCGTAGACGGTGACGGTCGCGGTCACGGTGTCCCCCTCCACTTTGACGGCCGTGTTGGTGTACATCGTGTGGCCGCCAATGGTTCTCTGCCAGTTTTCGGTGGCCGGATTGGGGACTGAATGCTTAGGGGAATATAGCGTCACGTCAGTCTGGCCGGCCATCACTGCCTCGTTTGCAGCCTGCAGTGATGCATTGAGGTCCGTGTTGACGTAGTTTCGGATTGCGGCGTCGTCCCTGTACGCCTTTTCGTAGTCAAAGGTCTTGGGGG
Proteins encoded:
- a CDS encoding LutC/YkgG family protein; the encoded protein is MSKITMDAKTAILARARDAISRSQQGRPVRPIPRDYIRSTEHAPGSDAVVEEMIEKLEDYSAQVVVVSSEDEAADAISSFLVDQKATSVVVPTGLDEAFKKAAAREGRTVREDSREKAIPTLELDEIDAVVTRSRVAISISGTIVLDGEPDQGRRAISLVPDTHVVVLRREDIVPTVPQAVDILGKNPTRPMTWIAGGSATSDIELVRVNGVHGPRFLRVVIVK
- a CDS encoding LutB/LldF family L-lactate oxidation iron-sulfur protein, translating into MTETFIGMPSAPDSHTGGWRTTVTIPEDTLRWGPSFPEGAHKTLANTQMRRNLGHATRTIRTKRGQRVAEMPDWEDLRNAAEAVKFEVESRMPELLEEFERNVTARGGIVHWARDKHEANRIVADIIKSKGVDEVVKVKSMATQETNLNEYLKAQGINARETDLAEMIVQLADDMPSHIVVPAIHRNRSEVRGIFLDRMEDAPRDLSDDPTELTGAARAHLRKKFLHAKVAVSGTNMGIAETGTVSIFESEGNGRMCLTLPDTLITLMGIEKLVPRFQDVEIFSQLLPRSATGERMNPYTSMWTGVTPGDGPQEFHLILMDNGRTKVLADPIGRQALACIRCGSCMNICPVYQHTSGHAYGSVYPGPIGAILTPQLTQGLDEKDPVHTLPFASSLCGACGEVCPVKIDIPTILIHMRARTVDVKRNIVPDVWDLAMGVTTPMMSNAKLWKAAGKPAKATRLFAKKGSIGALPFPASLWTRARDLPVAPKETFREWWKRTHADSDANAPRTDAPATGIPLASEHGMTTSTTPEEA
- a CDS encoding (Fe-S)-binding protein encodes the protein MRIALFSTCLADVMFPQAAQATVTLLERLGHEVVFPEDQVCCGQMHANTGYFEDAAKITRNHVKAFEPVLDGQWDAIVVPSGSCTGAARHEQKIVAEHVGDEQLAKQSQRIAQHTYDLTELITDVLGLEDVGAYFPHTVTYHPTCHSLRIAKVGDRPYRLLRNVEGLTLIDLPDAEVCCGFGGTFSMKNSETSTSMLADKVTNVMSTRAEVLVMGDYSCLMHVGGGLSRLNSGIRPMHLAEILASTKDQPFEGNISFAPESAQVI